Genomic window (Leptolyngbyaceae cyanobacterium):
TGCCATTTTGTCTCAACCCCATTTACCTGGATCGGAAATAATTGTAGAATGGCGGGCATTAACGGTCAGCCTATTGGATCGAATTGCCGCCAAGATTCGCCAAAAGCTGAATCTGACTTCTGCTGAGTTACCCCTGGTGAAGGTTTTGCAAGGCGGAACTTGGACTGCTGGACGTAAAATAGCCGCAGAATTAAGAAAAGGTGGTACTCCTCCCATTACAATTGAAAGTGATGGTACTGTTTTCTAAATATTGATAAATGACAGATTCAAATTCTCCACCACCCGCCAAAATGAAATTATTGCTGGTTGATGACGAACCGCACAACTTGGATTTATTATATAGAACCTTTCGTCGTCAATTTCAAATTTTTAAAGCAGAAAGCGCCATGAATGCCTTAGAAATTATGGAAACAGAAGGCGAAATGGCAGTGATTATTTCCGATCATTTCATGCCCGAAATGAATGGTATCGAATTTTTAAGTAAAACAATCACCATTTTTCCCGATACAATCCGCATTCTTTTAAGTGGTTTAGGAGAAGAAGAACTAGAAAGCACCGGCGAAACAATTAAAGACGCTGAAATTTTCAAAATCCTGACCAAACCTTGCAATATTGACGAACTGAAAAATGTGATGCAGGAAGCTGTAGAAGCTTACCAAACACAGAAAGAAAATAAATAGGGTAAAAGCAGTAATGATTCTTTTTTTTACAAAATTTGTTTGATATCTGCGTAAATTATTCAATCTAAAATTTAAAATTTATAATCTAAAATCGAATGGCTGCTAAAGTTACTATCATAGAACATCCCCTGATCCAACATAAGCTAACCCTGATGCGTCAAACTGACACCAGTACGGCGAAATTCCGCAATCTTTTAAGAGAAATCGGGATGTTATTAGCTTATGAAGTAACGCGAGATTTACCCATCAAATATGAGGAAATTCAAACCCCGTTTACTTCCATGATGGCACCGATGCTAGCTGCCGAAAAAAAGATGGTAATTATTTCCATTATGCGGGCAGGACAGGGAATTTTAGATGGAATTTTAGAATTAATTCCCTCTGCTAGAGTCGGACATATCGGTTTATATCGAGATCCTACAACCTTGATGGCAATTGAATATTATTTTAAAGTTCCCCACGATATCGAACAACGGGATATTTTGATCGTCGATCCCATGTTAGCAACGGGAAATTCAGCAGTGGCGGCGGTAGATAGATTGAAAGAATATAATCCCTTATCGATGAAATTTCTCTGTTTATTAGCAGCGCCGGAGGGAATTGCTCATTTTCACGAACAACATCCCGATGTTCCCATCTACACTGCTGCGATCGATGATTATCTAGACGAACATGGTTATATTATACCAGGTTTGGGTGATGCAGGCGATCGGCTTTACGGTACGAAATAATTAAACTCAAGTCTGTAATTTATGTAGGTTGGGTTGAGGAACGAAACCCAACTGGTTAGCAGAGAAATTGTTGGGTTTCACTAAAGCTCAACCCAACCTACAACTTGATAATATAATTTATTCTTTTTCCCATTCTTGTTAGTCATGTCTTGATCAGAACCTTCTTTGCCAAAGGGGGCAAATTTTAAATTTCCAGCTAGAGTAGAAAATTTTTGAAAAATCGCGAACCCTCCGATCGCACCATCGTAAATAAGCTCTAAAATAAATTTGAAATGCACGATCCGATATGAGCGAATCCCCACCAAAGAAAATCCAGCAGAGCGCAACAACACTGCCACTGCGACAGGCTTATTACGACGCTTTTTTTGCAGCATCTAATGCCGGACTGCTGATTTTTGACCGCCAACTTCGTTACGTCCAAATTAACGAAACGCTGGCAGAAATTAATGGGCCATCTGTGGCCGAGCATATTGGCAGGTCAGTGCGTGAAGTGCTGCCAGAATTGGCTCCGACGGTGGAACCAATTTTGCAAGCAATCCTGGATACGGGCAATCCGATGCTTGACTATGAATTAGTAGGTGAAACGCCGAAACAACCGGGAGTAACTCGCTACTGGCAGGTATCTTACTATCCTTTGTTGGATGAAAATGGCCTGGTTTTTGGTGTAGGTGGGATTGTAATTGAAATTACCGATCGCAAAAAAGTAGAACAAGAAAGGCAATTGCTGGCTACAACGATCGAGAACAGCCGTGACTTTATTGGCGTTGCCTCAATGGAGGGTCGTCCGATATTAGTGAATCAGGCTGGGCTGGATTTAGTTGGACTGAGTAGTTTGGAAGAAGCTAGAACCAAACACATGAACGATTTCTTCATACCAGAAGATCTGGAGTTCGTACACCAGCGCATTCTGCCTACTCTAATGCAAGAGGGGAGTTGGCGGAGCGATTATCGCTTCAGAAATTTCGTAACAGGTCAACCCATCCCATTAGATTACACTCTATTTCTGGTCAAAGACCCGCAGACTAACGAACCCATAGGGATTGCTACTGTATCGCGGGATATTCGCGATCGCAAAGCAGCAGAAGATGTTCTCAAACAAAGCGAAGAAAGATTTCGTTCTCTAATTGAAGCTAGCGCTCAAATTATTTGGACTACCAATGCTGAAGGTGAATTCGTTAACGAACAACCCGGCTGGACTGCATTTACGGGACAAACTTACGATAAATGCAAAGGTTGGGGTTGGCTCAACTGTATCCATCCAGACGATCGATCTTATATTGCCACTACCTGGTCAAGCGCGATTGCTAATCGATCGCGATATGAAGTTGAATTCCGTATGCGCCGCCATGACGGGGAATACCGCTACATGACTTGTCGCGGTGTACCGATCTTACAAGCTGATGGCACGATTCGCGAATGGGTGGGAGCCAACACTGATATAACAGAGCGCAAACAAGCTGAAGATGATCTGCGCGAACAGCAAGCTGCGCTACGCGATCGCAATGCGCTGTTGAACTCTATTTTGGAAAGTACGCCAGACATCGTTGTGGTCAAAGATCGCGAAGGCCGATATGTTGCCCTCAATTCCAACGTAGCAAACTTTATCGGTAAACCCATTGAGGAAATCCTGGGCAAAGATGATTCCCAACTGCTACCGCCTGCCGTTGCCGTTTCTATGATGGCAAAAGACCGCAAGATCGTGGAAACAGGCATCACTGAGACTTACGAAGAAGAAATCTTTCAAGGTGAGATTGGCGGAACTCATTTAACTACGAAGGCTGCTTGGCGAGATAATCAGGGCAATATTCTCGGCATCATTGCCATAGCGCGAGATATTAGCGATCGCAAATTAGCCGAAGATAGCCTAAAACAAAGCGAAGAACGTTATCGATCGCTAATCGCCGCTACCAGCCAAATTGTTTGGACAGCAGATGCGGAGGGGCGATGTCCGGATATGCCTAGTCTCAGAGCATATACCGGACAAACAGTGGAAGAAGTAGTTGGTTTTGGCTGGTTAGATGCAATGCACCCAGACGATCGGGAACAAACGGCTCAGGTCTGGATGGAAGCATTGGAAAAGAGATGCTTATATGAAATAGAATACCGAATCCGCGCCGCCGATGGAAACTATCGCTATTTCCAAGGTAGAGCAGTGCCAATTCTGAATGAAGATGGCAGCATCCGCGAGTGGATTGGTGCTTGCAGTGATATCCACGATCGCAAACAAGCAGAATTCGCACTTTCAAAAGCCAAGGAAGCGGCAGAAGCAGCAAGTCGGGCAAAAAGCGAATTCTTAGCTAACATGAGCCACGAGTTGCGAACTCCGCTCAATGGCATTATGGGATATGCTCAAATTCTTCAGCGTTCTAAATTCTTACAAGAAGAAGATCGATCGCGCATCGATGTCATTTATCAGTGCGGTTCTCATTTACTGACTTTAATTAATGACATTCTCGATTTGTCGAAAATAGAAGCACAAAAAGTAGAATTAATACCGACGGATTTCCATTTTCCCGCCTTCCTCCAAGGTGTAGCTGAGATGTGTCGCATTCGCGCTGAACTTAAGGGAATTCACTTCCAATTTCAATCGACTTCCGAACTCCCAATCGGTATTCGTGCGGATGAAAAACGCCTGCGACAAGTGCTAATTAATCTGTTGAGCAACGCTATTAAATTTACAGATGCGGGCAGAGTCACTTTTACGGTCAGTTTTGCCAGCGAAGGAAAAATTCGCTTTGAAATACGCGATACTGGGATCGGTATCGCACCAGATCAACTCCAAACAATCTTTCAGCCTTTCGAGCAAGTTGGCGATCGCAAACGGCAGACAGAAGGCACCGGACTGGGACTGGCAATTAGCCAAAGGATTGTCGAACTAATGGGCAGTACCATTGAAGTTCAAAGTGAGGTGAGTGTTGGTAGTATTTTCTGGTTTGATGCCAGTTTACCTCCAGCCGATGAATGGGTGAAAGCATCTCAAACTGACGATCGCGGACAGATTATCGGCATCAAAGACCGCCAGCCAAAGATTATAGTAGTTGATGACAAATGGGCTAATCGTTCCGTAATTACCAATTTGCTCAGTCCGATCGGCTTTGAGGTAGCTGAAGCAGTTGACGGACAAGAAGGCTGGCAAAAAATTCTAGAGTTTCAGCCAGATTTAGTCGTTACTGACTTATTAATGCCCGAAGTAGATGGCTTCGAGCTAATTAAGCGGATTCGAGAATCGGAAAAATTTAAAAATATTATCATTATTGTTTCTTCTGCCAGCGTATTCGAGGCCGATCGATATAGAAGCATAGAAGCTGGAGGCAACGACTTTCTTCCCAAACCTATTCAAGCCACAGAACTATTACAAAAAATACAAAAATATCTTCATTTAGAATGGCTTTACGAAGTAAAGGAAGTGCCACCGCCGATCGCCTCATATACCGATGAGCTAATTGCTCCACCTGCTGCGGAAATGGAAATGCTATACGAGTTAGCAATGAAAGGTAATTTCCGAGAAATAATTAAACAAGCGTTATTGCTAGAAGAATTAGATTCAAAATACATTCCCTTTGCTAAAAGATTGCATCAAATGGCAAAGGACTTTCAAGATGAAGAAATTTTAACCTTTATACACTCCTACAAGTAAGGCTTATGACTTTAGCAATTCAACCAAGCGGTTCAATTCTTATTGTTGATGATAATTCCGCCAACTTAGGTGTCCTATCCGACGCTTTAGGTCAAGAAGGATTTGAAGTTTGGGTAGCAAAATCAGGAAAAAAAGCACTGGAAAGAGTGCAATATGCCTTACCCGATTTGATATTACTAGATGTCATGATGCCAGAAATGGATGGATTTGAAACTTGCCGTCGATTACAAGCTAATCCGGCAACGAAGCAGATTCCCATTATATTTATGACTGCGCTTTCCGACACGGCTAATAAAGTCGAAGGATTTCAGCTTGGCGCTGTAGATTATATTACCAAACCGTTCCAGCAAGAGGAAGTATTAGCTCGCGTCAAGCTGCATTTAAAGCTTCACATTCTAACTGAAAAATTGGCAGAAAAAAATACCCTATTAGAACAAAAAGTTGCAGAAGTCAGCCAAGCGTATGATGATTTACAACAAATGCAAATCAAGTTAATCCAAAGCGAGAAAATGTCTGGCTTAGGACAAATAGCGGCTGGCATTGCTCATGAAATTAATAACCCTATAAATTTTATTTCTGGCAATCTTGATTATGCTAGAGAATACGCGCAAAGCTTACTAAAAATTCTCCATCTATATCAAGAAGAATATGAAAATCCAACCCCTAGAATTCTAGCAGCAATGGATGAAATAGAATTGGATTTTTTGCAAAAAGATTTAATCAAGGTTCTTAACTCAATTAACTTGGGAACACAACGCATCCAAGAAATTGTTAAGTCTATGCGAATATTTTCTCGTCTAGATGAGGCAGAAGTAAAAGCAGTAAATATTCATGAAGGAATTGATAGTACGCTAACTATTCTGCATCATCGTTTAAAAGCAAAACCAGAACATCCTGAAATTGAAGTAGTAAAAGAGTACGGTCATATCCCACCAATAGAATGCCATGCTGGACAACTCAATCAAGTATTCATGAATATTCTTTCCAACGCGATTGATTCTTTAGATGAATACAATCAAAAGCGTTCGGTTGCCGAAATCAAACAAATAAGAAACCGTATCCATATTTCTACAAAAGTTATTAGTGATAACTGGGTTGCTATTCACATTAGCGATAACGGTTCGGGAGTTTGCGAATCGATTCAACCAAAGCTATTCGATCCATTTTTTACCACCAAACCTATCGGTAAAGGAACTGGATTGGGGTTATCCATTAGTTACCAAATTATCGTAGAAAAGCATGGAGGTAGATTATATTGTCAACCTGCATCAGGACAGGGAATAGAATTCGTGATTGAAATTCCAATTCAGCAACAAATTAGGCAAGCAGCTTAGAGGATGGCCTTTTTAGCTATAGCCCCAACCAAAATAAATGATAAACTTATCTTATTGGTCTTGACGGCAACTGATTTACTCTGCTATGGTTTATAATTGAACGCATATAGCAGAAAAAAACTTTCCGCCTAAATTATGTTATTCAACTCTAATTACTTTTATTTTTGGTTTAGTACGGTTCACCGGCAGTGATCCAGGATTCGTACTGGAAACCGAAGGTGAACCGCAGAACAAAATCTGCGGTTTTTGTTTTTTAAGGGTTTGTAGTAAGGACTTCAGTCCTCATATCCACGGGTTAAACACGATGACAGCATCTCTATTCAGTTGGTTTTACGGTTTTTACTTTTGGCCCAGAAACGGTTCCGGGTAAGTAAATGTCGTGCCAACGCATCACCACCACCCGGAACTGTAACAGGTTCCGGGTTTTTTTGTTAACTACACTTTTTCATTTCATAAGGAGAAACTCAAATGTTACAAGCTAAACTCGCTTCTCAAACTGAAACCGATCGGCAAACCGTTATCCAAATTTCGGATAAGGTAAAAATAGGCGGCAAAGACTTGATAATTATCGGTGGGCCTTGTGCAGTAGAAAGCCTCTCCCAGATGGAAGAAGTCGCCTCGCACCTATCTACCGCACCAGTGCAAGCTTTACGGGGTGGCGTTTACAAACCGCGCACTTCTCCCTACGCTTTCCAAGGTTTAGGGATGGAAGGTTTGGAGATTTTGGCAGAAGTTAGTCAGCGCTACAATTTACCAGTAGTCACCGAAGTCATGGCTATTTCACAAATTGATGCGATCGCAGCCTACGCCGATATGCTACAAGTAGGTAGTCGCAATATGCAAAACTTCGACTTACTCAAAGCATTAGGACAAGCAGGTAAACCAATCCTACTCAAACGCGGTTTAGCTGCAACTATAGAAGAATTTCTCAATGCAGCCGAATATATATTAAGTCACGGAAATCCTGACGTGGTGCTGTGCGAACGGGGTATCCGCAGTTTCGATAACTATACTCGCAACGTCTTAGATTTAGGTGCAGTCGCCGCCCTCAAACAACTAACTCACCTGCCAGTAATTGTAGACCCCTCCCACGCAGTAGGCAAACGGGAATTAGTAGCACCATTAGCAAAAGCTGCCATTGCTTGCGGCGCAGATGGATTAATTATCGAATGTCACCCAGAACCGGAAAAGTCCGTTTCCGATGCACGTCAAGCACTTTCTTTAGAAGATATGGTGCAATTAGTTCACAATTTAAGACCAGTAGCAGAAGCAGTCGGCAGGCGCATTCCTACTCTGAAAAATCAACCTCAACTTCTCGCAGCATAGCAAATAGGATGGGTATTGCTCATCCTATTTTTGTATACTTAAAAACCCGGTTTCTTGAAGAAACCGGGTTTCTGTTTCGGCTTATTCATCAATAACAAACTTTGACAATTTTTTTAGAAGAGGATAACAGTGAGTAGAAGGGAAGGTGCGTTACGCTAGCGCTAACGCACCCTACAAAGCTCAGGAGTAGATTTTTTAGGAAATATGGATTACTATTGAGGATGTCCCTTGCGTACCACATATTGAAGTGGATAGGAGGCAATGAATGATTGGCGTTATTTCTTTCATCACGTTCCCGGTAATTTAGAGAAAGGCACTTATCGCATTTTTGAACCAGAGTGGAAAGCAGAAATATTGCACTGGTTCAGTCGAGAAGATATCCCCAAAGAACAAAAAGAAGAGTTCGTTAAGGCTCTACTAAATTTCGATGACGGATGCGGAAATTTTTATCGATATCGAGCTTTTTTCCTAGCTTCAGAAGCTTTAGCTTATTTCCCAGAATGCAGTTTGGGCGATGCAATTGTCAAACAGTTGCTCGATTGGAGTTATGTCTATTTTGGCTGGAAAAAATTTCCCTTGCGACTGCACGATGCAGCAAAAGCCGCACTGAAATTAACGGACAAAAAACGGGTAATTGCTGCTTTTGTTAGCTTTCTCCATCATACTGAAACTCGGCTGGCTTTGCGATGGGCGGCTGAGAAATTGGGAAAACTCGATCGCGGAAACAAAAATGCGATCGCAGCTTTATTGCTACTATTGCAAGTAACTCAGGATTCATCCACGCAAATCAAGGCGATTCGCAGCTTGGGGGAAATTGCCTCTGGGAATGAAATTGCGATCGCTACTTTAATTCACCTGATGCAGACGACGCTGAATAAGAATGTTTGTTACAGTGCGATCGCATCTTTGGATAAAATAGGTTTTGGCAATCAAACCGCTATTTCTTCCCTCCTCGAATTCTTGCAGATCAACCGAGGCGATAACATCTGTTTTGATGCAGCTAAAGCTTTGTGGCAAATCGATCCAGGTAATGCAGTTGCGATCGATAATTTAGTAGAGATAATTGCAACTACTAGAAATGCAGTTCTAGTTGGAAAGGCTGCTAAATACTTAGCCGAAAACGATCCTGCGAACCTAGCTGCGGTTGCTGCTTTAACGGAGAGAATTGAAACTAGCCAGGATACATGGCTACTTTTTGTATCTGCTTTCTTCTTAGGCGAATTCGATCGAGGAAATAAACTCACTGACTCTACTATAACTCAAATCATTCAAACTACCGAAGATAACTGGACATCCTATCTTGTTTATGAAGATTTGGATATTGAGCCTGAATTTAGCCCGCACAATAAAATTGCGATCGCCGCTTTTTTGCAAATACTGGAAACCAGCGAAAATGAATTAAGACGTTTGAGAGCCGCTGAATTACTCTTGCAAATTGACCCTAGCAACGAAACAGCAATCTCCTCTATGTGGGATATATTTCAAAGCTCTGAGGATGAATGGAGGCGTTTGATATGTGCTGAAATTTTGCTACAAATTGAACCGAACAACAAAACTGCAATTACCGCTCTCTTGCAGATCCTAGAAACTACTGAGGATGAATGGAACCGTTTGAAAGTAATTAAGTTTTTGTTGCAAAATAAAGAACACCAACAAAAAGCAATTGATAATCTCATTAATTGGATTGAGACAAATGAAGATGAAGAATTTCTCTTTTGGCTAACTGGAAGATTAGGAGAACTTGACCTCGTTAACAAAATAGCGAGAACTCAGCTTGACCAAATTATCGCTATCTTTGTCCGCTTGATGCAAACCCACAAAGATAGCAATTATGAATCCTGTCTCTGCTTTAGAGCCGATTTCCTAAAGGAAATTCTTCCAAGTGATTATTTACCCCAAGTAATCAAATCCCTTAAAAACTATCTGAGCGAACAGTTTTACAAGAGCAGTTCTTATCGCTATGAAGCAGCGTTTAACCCGATCTGGCATTGTGCCGAAAACATGAATTATCCAGCTTTCTATAAAGCTTGGCACAATTAGCCCCAGAAACCCGGTTTCTCTGAGAAACCGGGTTTCTTTATCGTACTTATTCAGCTTTTAAATTAGCAATCTGTTGTGCAAACCAAGCAGCAGCACTACCATTTGTTCCCTCTTTCAACCGTGCCAAAGTTTCCTCTAACAAAGCAATAGGCAATCCTTCTAAAGCTAAAGATGTGTCGCATTGTTGATAAATGCCATTTGACTGCAACTGAAATGCAAATACTCTTAAACCTTGTACGTCAATTACCCAATATTCGGGAATTCCCAGATCAGCATAAAGTTTTTTCTTTTCATCTAAATCGGTTGCCAAAGTTGTATCGGAAACTTCGCCAATTAAGTTAGGTACTCGCCACCTATTCAAATCGATTCGGCGCGGTTCTCCTTCTTGCCAACGGGGATAGTCATCACCCAAATAAAGCACTAAATCCGGTGCGCCCGATTGTTTTGGTGCTTTTTCTAATAAGCAACCGCCTAGCAAGCTGTATATTTGTTCTGGTCTTTGAATGAACCAGAAACCAAATATCAATGTGAACAGTTCGTTAATAATAGCGTGATTAATTCCTTCCCAACCCATATCAATTACCAAAAGACGGTTTATATGAAAAAATAAGCGCATCCGGTTATTAGTTCGATCGTCGCGATAAACTAAATAATCTTCCCAGGTAGCGGGTTTCCAAAGATGCAGAATTTTTGCTGTTGTTTGGCTGACTATGGAGGCTGAGGCAGTCATGGTACTAACGCTGATATGAATCGTAAAATAATTATATCTTTTCTTTATATTTATAAATTTTGCGATCGCACATTCTTTTCATATCAGCGTACCAGCTATATTAATTAGTGTCTTAACTTGTAGGGAGAGCAAGTTTAAATTTTCACCAAACTGAAGTACGAATTTAAGCTGTCAGGAAACAGCATAATCATTTTACTCGTACCAATATATTTATGATGCCGTATCCCTACAAAACTGTTGAACGATTATTAATCTAAAAGACACCCAAAAGCAGATTTTTGCGTGTCTTTGATTAGTTTATGCTAAGCCGAATATTCTTCTATTAACTTGACTATTTCACGATCTTCAAATTCATTGGCTAATTCTAAAATTCGATCGATAAAAGCAGTATATTTAACATCTAGTTTTCCGATGCGTTGAGCTTCTGCTTCAATAGCTGCAATATCGCCCATTTTTGCCATTTCATATAATTTTGCTAATTCTTCTAATGGCGGTACTACTAATTCATTGTCGGTTTTACTAGTAGTAGCTATTATTGGAGATGGCTGATTTTGATGTTCGTATATCCATTCAAGATTCAAATATTTTTGTAAGTAAAAAAGCAGTTTATCTAGGTCAACTGGTTTACTAATAAACTCATTACAGCCAACAGCCATACTTTTTGCTTGGTCTTCATTTAATACGCTAGCGCTAGAAGCGATTACGATCGTATTTTGGAATGCTTCGGACTGCCGCAAGCGGCGAGTAAATTCAAAACCATCTAAAATTGGCATGACCAAATCGGTAATAATTAAATCTGGTTTAAATGTAGTGGCTACAGCAAAACCTTCTTCGCCGTTTTCAGCTTCCGCACATTGAAATCCTAAAGAATTTAGCAATTCTAATAGTACGATTCTGTTTACTTTTTTGTCATCTAATATCAAAATCTTACGCTGCTTACCAGCGTAACTAACTATTTTACCTTGTTCGTTGTTCGCAGCAGAATTTACCCATTCTTTAGCTTCAGCAAATTCTACGTCAAACCAAAATTTACTACCTACATTTGGCGTACTACTTACTTGAATATTGCTACCCATTAAAATAACGATTTTTTGACTGATAGCCAACCCCAAACCAGTACCTTCGGCACGGCGAAAATTAGCACCAGCTTGCTCAAAAGGCATAAAAATTTTTTCTAATTGTTTTGCTGAAATACCGACTCCGGTATCTTCAATGGAAAAGCGAATTAATGCGATTGTGGCGTCTGGAATAGAATAGCGATCGAGCAGTGTAACGTTAAAGTTAATATTACCGCGATCGGTAAATTTGATCGCATTTCCTAATAGGTTAATTAAAACTTGCCGCAGGCGTTTATCATCAGCATGAATTCCGATTGGCAAATCTGGATCGGCGTAATAATTAAATCCAATTGTTTTCTGTTCGGCGCGAATGCGAGACATTTCTACTACTGCTGACAAAAAAGAAGGAAAATGAAAATCTTTTGGATAAAGTTCCATCCGACGCGCTTCAATTTTAGACAAATCGAGAATATCATTAATTAAATTCAGTAAGTGATTACCGCATTGGTATATTACTTCAATGCTCTGACGATGCAAGTTAAGATCGGAAGCACGAGCTAAAATTTGAGCATAGCCTAAAATACCGTTGAGAGGTGTTCTTAGTTCGTGACTCATGTTAGCTAAAAATTCACTTTTAGCCCGATTAGCAACTTCTGCTGCTTCTTTAGATTCCCGCAATTGAGCAGTTCGCTTTTCAACGGTAATTTCTAATTCTTCATTGATTTTGACTAAACTTTTTTCTGCTTCTTCTCGTTCGATAATTACTGCTGATAAAATCAACGTGGTAACGGTAATTACCCCAATAAAAGTTTGTAGTAATAGCAGGGTTTCATTAAGGCTATCTTGATTGAATGAAGTATTTCCTCGCACTGCGCCTACGATCGCGATCGCAGATACTAAAAAAATAGCAGTAACTACCCCTTTTGGCCCAAATCGAAAAGCCGCCCATACTAATAAAGGGACTAGCATATATTCTATGG
Coding sequences:
- a CDS encoding MASE1 domain-containing protein; its protein translation is MLMRNLLDQLFPKSTKKLLLALAIAAVYYITAKLGQLLAIPPGFVTPVYPPSGIALVCFLTFGYDIWVGIWCGAFIAATLAFITNTGLISMSIATGFGIAIGSVLQALVGAIFIRRLIHSNRIFDTAENVFKFSGIEIFSCMISPTFGVVTMYLCGFINLADYGNTWLTFWLGDLMGVLVFSPLLLIWSQPNGSRFSKQTQKIKLLPSLFKLDSPAIIEVGIWLILMLVIGQIAFGYSYPIEYMLVPLLVWAAFRFGPKGVVTAIFLVSAIAIVGAVRGNTSFNQDSLNETLLLLQTFIGVITVTTLILSAVIIEREEAEKSLVKINEELEITVEKRTAQLRESKEAAEVANRAKSEFLANMSHELRTPLNGILGYAQILARASDLNLHRQSIEVIYQCGNHLLNLINDILDLSKIEARRMELYPKDFHFPSFLSAVVEMSRIRAEQKTIGFNYYADPDLPIGIHADDKRLRQVLINLLGNAIKFTDRGNINFNVTLLDRYSIPDATIALIRFSIEDTGVGISAKQLEKIFMPFEQAGANFRRAEGTGLGLAISQKIVILMGSNIQVSSTPNVGSKFWFDVEFAEAKEWVNSAANNEQGKIVSYAGKQRKILILDDKKVNRIVLLELLNSLGFQCAEAENGEEGFAVATTFKPDLIITDLVMPILDGFEFTRRLRQSEAFQNTIVIASSASVLNEDQAKSMAVGCNEFISKPVDLDKLLFYLQKYLNLEWIYEHQNQPSPIIATTSKTDNELVVPPLEELAKLYEMAKMGDIAAIEAEAQRIGKLDVKYTAFIDRILELANEFEDREIVKLIEEYSA